A part of Ictalurus furcatus strain D&B chromosome 8, Billie_1.0, whole genome shotgun sequence genomic DNA contains:
- the slc25a5 gene encoding ADP/ATP translocase 2 has protein sequence MSETAISFAKDFLAGGVAAAISKTAVAPIERVKLLLQVQHASKQITADKQYKGIVDCVVRIPKEQGFLSFWRGNLANVIRYFPTQALNFAFKDKYKKVFLDGVDKHTQFWRYFAGNLASGGAAGATSLCFVYPLDFARTRLAADVGKAGAEREFSGLGNCLVKISKSDGIKGLYQGFNVSVQGIIIYRAAYFGIYDTAKGMLPDPKNTHIVVSWMIAQTVTAVAGLASYPFDTVRRRMMMQSGRKGADIMYTGTIDCWRKIARDEGGKAFFKGAWSNVLRGMGGAFVLVLYDEFKKII, from the exons ATGAGTGAAACCGCCATTTCTTTCGCCAAGGACTTCTTGGCTGGTGGTGTCGCTGCCGCCATTTCCAAAACAGCTGTTGCTCCCATCGAAAGAGTGAAGCTACTTCTCCAG GTCCAACATGCCAGCAAACAAATCACAGCTGATAAGCAGTACAAGGGTATTGTGGACTGCGTTGTCCGTATTCCCAAGGAGCAGGGTTTCTTGTCATTCTGGAGAGGCAACTTGGCCAACGTCATCAGATATTTCCCCACTCAGGCCCTCAACTTTGCTTTCAAGGACAAGTACAAGAAAGTCTTCCTGGACGGCGTAGACAAGCACACCCAGTTCTGGAGGTACTTTGCTGGTAACTTGGCCTCTGGTGGTGCTGCTGGTGCGACCTCTCTCTGCTTTGTATACCCTCTTGACTTTGCCAGAACCCGTCTGGCAGCAGACGTTGGCAAAGCTGGAGCCGAGAGAGAGTTCTCGGGTTTGGGCAACTGCTTAGTGAAAATCTCCAAGTCTGATGGCATCAAGGGTCTGTACCAGGGCTTCAACGTATCTGTGCAGGGTATCATCATCTACAGAGCAGCTTACTTCGGCATCTACGACACTGCCAAAG GCATGTTGCCAGATCCCAAGAACACCCATATTGTCGTGAGTTGGATGATTGCTCAGACTGTAACAGCTGTTGCTGGCCTTGCATCCTACCCCTTCGATACCGTGCGTCGTCGTATGATGATGCAGTCTGGACGCAAAGGAG CTGACATCATGTACACTGGTACGATTGACTGCTGGAGGAAGATTGCCCGTGATGAGGGTGGCAAGGCCTTCTTCAAGGGAGCTTGGTCCAATGTTCTCCGAGGCATGGGTGGTGCCTTTGTGCTCGTCCTGTATGACGAGTTTAAGAAAATCATCTAA